The genomic DNA GCAGTACCACGACGAGCGGCTGTACATCGTCTCCACGGACGGCTCACTCGCGTGCGTCGACGCGAGCGAGGCCGCGATCAACGCCGCGCAGTCGGGCACCGTCCCCGTCGCCGCGGACATCAAGCTGGCGGCCGCCATGCCGACGTACGCACCACTGACCACCGCCGCGTCCGTCGCCACGGTCAGCGCTGTTCCCGCCCCCGGGAGCGGAGTCGTCGTGGAGTGCTTCGAGCACGGAGGCCGAGTGCGCGTGCATGTGGTCTCCGAGGGCTACGACTCGGGATGGAACGTCCAGTTCCCGCGGGCGATCCGCGAGCCCGGCGCCCGCTATGTGGTGGACGCGCTGCACTCCTCCTCGGCCGGCTTCTACCGGGTGCGTGGGGAGATCAGGCGCCTGGTGTGACCGGTGACCGGCCCTCGGTCTCCCCGGCGCGCACCCGCTACCCCTGCTCCCGTGAAGGCTTCGGCCAACTGTCCAGCAACTGCTCGTCCGTCAGCGCCGACGCGCCCTCCGCCGCCGGCCCCGCCAGCCCGAACCCGACCATCAGCACCTCCGCGTAGCGGCGCCAGGCGTCCGGTGCCACGTCGTGCGTGCGGTCGGCGACGGCGCCGATCATGTACAGGAAGGCGTACACGTCGGCGCTGGCGAAGTCCTCGCGGACCGCGCCCGCCGCCACGGCTCGTTCCACGAGGCCGTCGACGAGGCGGCCGAGCTGGTCGCGGGTCCGGGCGACCGGTCCCGTGTCGACGCTCGCGTTGGCCAGGATGACCTCCAGGGCCCGGTCCTCGGCCCGCCACTGTGCCGCCGCCATCAGGTAGTGCCGTAGCGACTGGGCCGGGTCCGGCAGTTCCGTGGCCTTGGCCGCCAGGTGCAGGAACACCGCGAAGCGTTCCGTGAACAGGGCGTCCACCAGTGACTGGAGGTCCGGGAAGCGGCGGTAGACCGTGCCGACGCCGATGCCCGCCTCGCGGGCGATCTCGTTGAGAGGGACCGTGGCCCCTCGCCGGGCGAACAGGCGGTCGGCCG from Streptomyces sp. NBC_01478 includes the following:
- a CDS encoding TetR/AcrR family transcriptional regulator, with the translated sequence MTTADRLFARRGATVPLNEIAREAGIGVGTVYRRFPDLQSLVDALFTERFAVFLHLAAKATELPDPAQSLRHYLMAAAQWRAEDRALEVILANASVDTGPVARTRDQLGRLVDGLVERAVAAGAVREDFASADVYAFLYMIGAVADRTHDVAPDAWRRYAEVLMVGFGLAGPAAEGASALTDEQLLDSWPKPSREQG